The Pyrococcus kukulkanii genome contains a region encoding:
- a CDS encoding UbiD family decarboxylase, translating to MLREIVEGFDDLVVVDKPVKKELEITKYLLKYKDRPVLFKDVEGWKVVGNVWSKRERIAKFLNTDNRGLLELLVKAMEEPKDYVVVDKADFLKNKSEVNLLELPVPKFYPRDGGRYFTSAMVIAKSGDFVNVSFHRMMVLDETRAAIRLVPRHLYAMWKDAVEMGEEFDVRIVVGNPVHLLLAGATSVAYGISELKIASAISLQAFGRPVEVVEVDGIPVPVESEFVFRAKITDELVDEGPFVDITGTYDIVRKQPVVVFERMYHVDDPVFHVLLPGGYEHYMLMGLPKEPQIYSAVKRVVPKVHGVRLTEGGCMWLHAVVSITKQHEGDGKNAILAAFTGHPSLKRVVVVDEDVNIYDDREVEWAIATRFQPDRDLVVIPDARGSSLDPSGKDGLTAKWGIDATKPLDRKEKFEKAKIVSSRQDSIR from the coding sequence ATGCTGAGGGAGATAGTTGAGGGGTTTGATGATCTCGTCGTTGTTGATAAGCCGGTAAAAAAGGAGCTCGAGATAACTAAGTACCTCCTCAAGTACAAAGACAGGCCAGTTCTCTTCAAGGACGTTGAGGGCTGGAAGGTTGTAGGGAACGTTTGGTCTAAAAGGGAGAGGATAGCCAAGTTCCTGAACACTGACAACAGAGGATTGCTTGAGCTGCTAGTTAAGGCTATGGAGGAGCCTAAGGATTACGTAGTTGTCGATAAGGCCGATTTTCTGAAGAACAAAAGCGAGGTTAATCTGCTTGAACTTCCAGTCCCGAAGTTTTACCCTAGAGACGGAGGGAGGTACTTCACCTCAGCAATGGTCATAGCCAAAAGTGGGGACTTCGTTAACGTTTCCTTCCACAGGATGATGGTTCTTGACGAGACAAGGGCAGCGATAAGGCTAGTTCCAAGGCACCTCTACGCTATGTGGAAGGATGCGGTGGAGATGGGAGAGGAGTTTGATGTAAGAATAGTCGTTGGAAATCCTGTTCATCTTTTACTGGCAGGAGCAACGAGCGTTGCCTATGGTATTAGCGAGCTCAAGATTGCCTCCGCGATAAGCCTTCAGGCCTTTGGAAGGCCCGTGGAGGTTGTCGAGGTTGATGGGATTCCTGTTCCTGTCGAGAGCGAGTTCGTCTTTAGGGCCAAGATCACAGATGAGCTAGTTGATGAAGGTCCCTTTGTTGATATAACGGGAACTTACGATATAGTGAGAAAGCAGCCCGTGGTCGTTTTCGAGAGGATGTATCACGTTGATGATCCCGTGTTTCACGTTCTTTTACCGGGCGGCTACGAGCACTACATGCTCATGGGCCTTCCAAAGGAGCCCCAAATATATTCAGCCGTTAAGAGGGTTGTTCCAAAGGTTCATGGGGTTAGGCTCACAGAGGGAGGATGCATGTGGCTCCACGCCGTAGTCTCGATCACGAAGCAACATGAAGGGGACGGAAAGAACGCTATACTCGCGGCCTTTACGGGCCACCCGAGCCTGAAGAGGGTTGTGGTAGTTGATGAGGACGTTAATATTTACGACGACAGGGAGGTTGAGTGGGCCATAGCAACAAGATTCCAGCCCGACAGGGATCTCGTTGTAATTCCAGACGCGAGAGGATCTTCACTCGATCCCTCCGGCAAAGATG
- a CDS encoding tRNA pseudouridine(54/55) synthase Pus10 has translation MILEKAKEVLEEYRLCNHCLGRLFAKLGKGSNEERGRAIRLVLEMETGLSFEEPEECDLCEGVFRKIPKLVDLCIEAVKDYEFETFRIGSRFPQEIIEKEREIWAKFKIETGEPINREFNRELGKTFAVKTGKKPSVNPDVVIIVEPFSEKVELQVNPVYVAGRYRKLVRGIPQTPAPGFKESVATIICRAFRKYFNGKCVFKGAGREDVDVRMLGEGRPFVVEIKRPRKRKVNLEDVEREINSSGKVEVLELRFITPKEAEEILTRRHRKLYEALVYVKDGISREEVEKVVRELTGAEIRQRTPRRVLNSRADLVRVRKVYRAEGELIDDKHFRLRLLTDGGLYIKELISGDKGRTRPSVSEILGKEAWCELLDVLEVLEDDRNAEGDS, from the coding sequence ATGATACTCGAGAAGGCCAAGGAAGTCCTTGAGGAGTACAGGCTGTGCAATCATTGCCTGGGAAGGCTATTCGCCAAATTGGGCAAGGGGAGCAACGAGGAGAGGGGAAGGGCCATAAGGCTAGTGCTGGAAATGGAGACTGGATTAAGCTTCGAAGAACCAGAGGAGTGCGACCTCTGCGAGGGGGTTTTTAGGAAGATTCCCAAGCTCGTCGATTTGTGCATTGAGGCTGTTAAAGATTATGAGTTTGAAACCTTCAGGATAGGCTCAAGGTTTCCCCAAGAAATCATTGAGAAGGAAAGGGAGATATGGGCAAAATTTAAAATAGAGACGGGAGAGCCGATAAACAGGGAGTTTAACAGGGAGTTAGGCAAGACATTTGCGGTAAAGACTGGAAAGAAGCCCTCAGTTAATCCCGATGTGGTTATAATAGTCGAGCCGTTCTCCGAAAAGGTTGAGCTGCAGGTGAATCCAGTTTACGTTGCTGGAAGGTACAGGAAGCTCGTTAGGGGAATCCCCCAAACACCAGCCCCAGGATTCAAGGAGAGCGTTGCGACGATAATATGCAGGGCATTTAGGAAGTACTTCAACGGAAAGTGCGTGTTTAAAGGGGCTGGGCGGGAAGATGTAGATGTAAGGATGCTTGGCGAGGGAAGGCCTTTCGTCGTTGAGATCAAGAGGCCCAGGAAGAGGAAGGTAAACTTGGAGGATGTTGAGAGGGAGATAAACTCTTCTGGGAAAGTCGAGGTGCTCGAGCTAAGGTTTATAACCCCCAAAGAGGCCGAGGAGATACTTACGAGGAGGCACAGGAAGCTCTACGAAGCTTTAGTTTATGTAAAGGATGGAATAAGTAGGGAGGAGGTTGAAAAAGTAGTGAGAGAGCTGACAGGCGCGGAAATAAGACAGAGAACTCCAAGGAGAGTGTTGAACAGCAGAGCCGACCTCGTGAGGGTTAGGAAGGTTTACAGGGCCGAGGGTGAGCTGATAGATGATAAGCATTTCAGATTAAGGTTGCTCACGGATGGAGGCCTCTACATAAAGGAGCTGATATCGGGTGATAAAGGAAGGACTAGGCCTTCAGTATCTGAGATCCTGGGGAAGGAAGCTTGGTGCGAGCTTTTGGATGTTTTAGAAGTTCTGGAGGATGATAGGAATGCTGAGGGAGATAGTTGA
- a CDS encoding translation initiation factor IF-2 subunit alpha: MPRRAREYPEEGEFVVATVKRVHNYGAFLELDEYPGKEGFMHISEVASTWVKNIRDYLREGQKVVAKVIRVDPRKGHIDLSLRRVTQQQRKAKLQEYKRAQKAENLLKMAAEKLGKDFETAWREVWVPLEEEWGEVYAAFEDAAKEGIDVLKGHVPDEWLPVLKEIIDNYVEVPTVTIDAEFEITVPKPNGIEIIKEALIRARDRVNREKDIEVKFTYQGAPRYRIDITAPDYYKAEEVLEDIAEEILRVIKQAGGEATLLRKEKRIRKVKKRKK; the protein is encoded by the coding sequence ATGCCGAGGAGAGCAAGGGAATACCCCGAAGAGGGAGAGTTCGTCGTTGCAACGGTTAAGAGGGTTCACAATTACGGTGCATTCCTCGAGCTTGACGAGTATCCCGGCAAGGAGGGCTTCATGCACATAAGTGAAGTGGCCTCAACATGGGTGAAGAACATCAGGGACTACTTAAGGGAGGGTCAGAAGGTAGTTGCTAAGGTAATTAGGGTAGATCCAAGGAAGGGACACATAGACTTAAGCCTGAGGAGGGTCACCCAGCAGCAGAGGAAGGCCAAGCTTCAGGAGTACAAGAGGGCTCAGAAAGCCGAGAACCTGTTAAAGATGGCTGCAGAAAAGCTTGGAAAGGACTTTGAGACTGCTTGGAGGGAAGTATGGGTTCCCCTTGAGGAGGAGTGGGGTGAGGTTTACGCCGCATTTGAGGATGCAGCCAAGGAAGGAATTGACGTTTTAAAGGGTCACGTTCCCGACGAGTGGTTGCCCGTTCTCAAGGAGATAATAGACAACTACGTTGAGGTTCCAACGGTAACGATAGATGCCGAGTTCGAGATCACCGTTCCAAAGCCCAACGGAATTGAAATAATAAAGGAGGCGCTAATTAGGGCTAGAGACAGGGTGAACAGGGAGAAGGACATAGAGGTTAAGTTTACTTACCAGGGAGCCCCAAGGTACAGGATCGACATAACGGCCCCGGACTACTACAAGGCTGAAGAAGTCCTTGAAGACATAGCGGAGGAGATACTTAGGGTAATTAAACAGGCCGGGGGAGAAGCTACTCTGTTAAGGAAGGAGAAGAGAATCAGGAAGGTCAAGAAGAGGAAGAAGTGA
- a CDS encoding RNA-protein complex protein Nop10 produces MRFRIRKCPKCGRYTLKEICPVCGEKTKVAHPPRFSPEDPYGEYRRRLKRELLGIGRKEK; encoded by the coding sequence ATGAGATTCAGGATAAGGAAGTGTCCCAAGTGCGGGAGGTACACCCTCAAGGAAATATGCCCGGTATGTGGGGAAAAGACTAAAGTAGCACATCCACCAAGGTTCTCCCCTGAAGACCCGTATGGCGAGTACAGGAGGAGGCTCAAGAGGGAGCTCCTCGGGATAGGGAGGAAGGAAAAATGA